From the Drosophila simulans strain w501 chromosome 2L, Prin_Dsim_3.1, whole genome shotgun sequence genome, the window TTTCCGCCCGCCAGCTACAGCTTCAACTATGCCGTGAACGATGAGAGCACTGGCGACATCAAGGAGCACAGCGAGACCCGGGATGGTTATGTGGTGCGCGGATTCTACAGCCTCATCGATCCCGATGGCTACAAGCGCACCGCGACCTACACGGCGGATGATGTGCATGGCTTCAATGCTGTGGTCAACAGGGTGCCCTATGCCCTCAAGGCGGTGGTTGTCCCTGTGGCCCAGGTGGCGCAGCCCACTCCATTTGTGGCTCGCGATGAGCGCTCCAAGTCGGTGGATGTCATTCGATCCtcgggagcagcagctgcctcAGACAATGTCCTGCGATCAAGCGCTGTTTCCGGTTCCGGCTCATCTTCGGGTTCCGCTTCCGGATCCGGCGTGAGCAACACCTTCGCTGAGGACAGCTACGCCAATGCTCCGCGAGGCCTGGACTCCTCCGGTGGTCCTTACGCCTGAGTCCTGCTCGTGGGCTACGCACTCCTTGTATATTCCTTCATTGTGCTTCATCTACTGctagttttttaaaaaataaatacaaattgttcACCATAGCTGATTTTCAATGTGTTGCCTACCTTCAGGCCTTTTTAGTTAAGATGGTTAACAAGAAGCTTGGCAAAAGCTTTTCGCTggcattttgaaaattttgaacACAGGTGGTAAAGTGAAGCCTGTGTTGCGGAATAACTCAGGTCATTAATTTGCGAGTGCCAAGTGTTATAGCCTTTTAAGGAGCCATCAAAATGGCTCAACGGCTTTTGGCCAATCGGTAGTCCCAAACAATGAAAGGTCAAAGTTGATTTGGCATTTGGGTGTCAGTAACAAAAAATCtttatttcattatataattataaatataattagcTAACTATAATATGCATTTTCTTGCATAAAGCATTATTGTTAGACTTGGCAAGTATGTATTCCCAAAAACTAACATTAACTGACTTAGATATTTGGTATactgtgtatatattttatttttcgttgaATCCATAAATTTGAGGAATTCATTGGAATGAAAAAACGTGTATGGTCGTTAAATATCTGGCAACATGGCATCGGGAGAAGCGTTAAGGTATTTCACCAGCAACATTTTCGAGTTGGATTTAAGCCGAGTCTGTCAACTGCCGGCAAAGCGTGAAGACGTTGCTAGCTGTTTGTTTTCGAGTTGCTTTTTTTCCGTATTGCCTTGgctctttgtttattttttgccttttttttgggcttcGAGTCGCGTTTGAGCCGCGTTTACTTTTATCGCCTTCGCGCTGAGGGCTTGTGATTGATATTCTGTGCCAGTGCGCCGAGGTGAAAGAGTGAGGAACTTCAAGTAACCGTCGCATAATTGAAGCCAGCGATTCGAAACGGCCCAAATGTGTTCGAAACGGCTGGAAAAAGCGTCACTTGCCATTTGCAGCTCAGCAATTGCGGATCGAATTGAACTCGGGCCAATTGAGCCAACTCCAATCGGCCGACAGCACAACACACCTGAGCAGAAAGCCAACTGAGTGTTTTCCCGAAGGTCGACCGCATCTTTACAGGCTTTCGACTCTGCGTCACCGGCTCAAGAATGTGTTAATTCGGTGATTCAAAAACAATATCAACGACGACTGGTCGGTCggtcgcagcagcaaaatttgcataaaaaagtaaacaaacgcGGATCgtaaaaataagagaaaataAGCAGAGATAAAATCAAAGCGAATCCAACAGTCCATACATCAATCTTTAAGCTATGAAAGTGAATACCACAACACCGAGAAAAGAGCgttaacaatttttcaaaatatttatttatccttTATATCTGCTTCGATTGTTTAATATTCTTATGTAGCAACTTAAAACCTAAAACCTAACTGCCCTGTGTCAAGTGTATATCTTATAGATACTTTGATAGCTTATCAAATTGCTTATCATATTGAATCTGTGACGATAAGTTTATCTGATAAGTGTGTTTTCTCTGTAAAGCCTAAAGAGGAGCATCGGAATGATGGGAGTACGACCTAATCGAAAGCGTCTGGAGCTGATGCTAATGTTGCTGATCGGTCTGGCGTGGGGACTACTTCTGTCCGAGCTGATGAAACGAACGCGATGGCAGAACCCTGCGGATCGGCTGAAGGAGGAGAGCAGTCCCTTTCCGAGCAGCCAGCGGAGCAGGAACCTACCCACCCCACCAACCACTGCTCCCTCGACCACAAATCCACCGCCGGATATCCAGGCTGCGCGACTCTTCAACGAGACGCGTGTCCTGTGCATGGTGCTGACCAGTCCGAAGACGCACCACACCCGCGCCATTCACATCAAACGCACCTGGGGAAGGCGCTGCAACAAGCTGATCTTCATGAGCACCAAGGCGGACAAGGAACTGGGATCCGTGGCGCTCAATGTGAGGGAGGGCTACTCCAATTTGTGGCCCAAGACCCGGGCGGCGCTGCAGTACGTCTATAAGCACCATTTTCAGAAGTACGACTGGTTCCTCAAAGCCGACGATGACACGTAAGTGaaatatactttttaatttttaaaaataaaacattttattttctgtttcaGCTATGTTATCATGGAGAACCTGCGAGCCTTTTTACACGCCCACAATTTCAGGGAACCGGTTTATTTTGGAAACAAGTTTCGCCAGCACGTAAAAGAggtataatataaaattcgaaaaatgttatatatttaagtcaTATCATATTTAGTTTAgattgttttcatttctctACATAAGCCCATTATTTACACGGAGTCGCCAAAAAGTGTGCTTCATGCTCCAAGTCCACTTAAGTCCACTAAATGACCATTCTCTCTTTGTAGGGATACATGTCTGGAGGAGCGGGTTATGTGATGAGCAAAATGGCCCTCCACCGGCTGGTTAAACTGGGtttcagcaacagcagcatctgcaCCAATCGCAACTACGGCTACGAGGACGTGGAACTGGGACGATGTCTGGCCGGAGTGGGCGTCGTGGGTGGTGATTCCCGGGATGAGCACGGGCTGAGTCGCTTCATTCCCTTCTCGCCACTTCACTGGTATCCACAGCCACCGGATTGGTACCAGCCACTGCTCTACTACACATCACCAGATGTAAGGAGTCCCACAAATATGAgttactaaattatttaaacacttATTCGCCTTTGTAGAACTCCAGTGACTGCTGCTCGAGTACGGCCATCTCGTTTCACTACAACAACGCACAGGAGTTCTACGTGCTCGAATATATCATATACAAGCTACGAATTTTTGGCATAAACAGGGAACTTGGTCCACTGCCAAAAAAGAAGGCCAGTTCTAGAACAACTTGGAATCATTTTCAGACCACAAATGATGAAACCGGCCATAACGCTCTTATTAAAATGGTGCCAGGCAAAAACGTCACAAAACCAAATTACAGAACCAAGACCACTTCCAAGtttaagaaataatattagCACTTTAATTCTTTCATTTTGGATTGACTGCAACAGACTATGCCAAAGAGTAACACCAAGATATCGTAAATGAGTCTAAAACAGCTCCTTGAACTTAAGCATTATGTTTAGTAGATGCCATCTAGCATTAAGCTTTAATGTGTTATCTAGTATAAATGCACGTATATTTAAAACACGATATTAGTtataatcaaaaattatactGCTGTTTCCTTAGACGGTTTTTCCTTAATCTTCTTGGAGGAGGATGTCCAGCGAGAAGTCCATATGGTCGCCTTTTGTACAAAATCGTTTccagaaaatgcatttcatagGGAGAGACGTTGTGTATTGAAATTGAATAGGTGGAACAGCATTCCAATCCCTGAAAGTAAAGAACAGGTGCATAATCTTCTATGATTACATAGAAACCGCTTTATATTCACCGTTCCAGTCGTTTGGTAGAGATACTCCTGCAGCCAGAAGCCCTCATTATCGCGATTCGGAATGAGGAAGTGTTCCAGCGACAGGGAGAAGAACCGCTGTCGTCCGAGAAGATCTCTGGAGTCTCCCGCCTGGACTTCCAATAGGCTCAGGCACTTGCCCATCACATAGTCCTCGGTGCCCTGATCTCCAGGCTGGCAATTCTCGGCGGCGCCAAGATTCAATAGCTCCACGGCACTTTTGCTCAGGACATAGCCGGCTCCTCCGGACATGTAGAGGGTGAAGCCCAGCTTGAATGGGGAGCCAAAGTAAATCGGATTGCTGGGTGAGTAGGGTTTCAGCAGTTTGCGCATATTCTCCATTACGGCGTAGGTATCGTCATCCGCCTTATAGAACCAATCCGCCTCGTGGCCATAATTCCTGTACGCATGACGAAACGCCGCCTTTGTTTTGCCCCACAGCTTACTGCGGGTATCACTGGCATTCAGACCCACAATTTCCAAACCAGATATAGTAGTTCCGGGGGAGCTGCCATAGTAAATCACTCGGTTGCAGTGACGACCCCAAGTTTCACTTATAGCCCTAGCGCCACTCATATACTTCTTGGGCCAGGTCAAGACCAAGCAGATAATCCTAACCGATCTATACATCAACTTGGCCAGCTGATCGTTCAGCGGCCTGGATGCTATGTTCGTTAGAGGATTAGGAGACCTTAGTTCCGGCAGGGGAGTCAGGTGGCCATAAGGACGCAGATGGTAGAGCAAGAACTCCAGGACATACATTTGCATGGCGCGGGCATATGGATAGAGCACTGCTCCTCCAAAGCAGCTCTCCCAGCTCTAGAAATGGCAATATAATAtggaataaaattatatagatAACCACTCACCTGATTATGGTAAACAACGCGAAAGGAGCAGGGCCAATGCCAGAAGTTATTGCGCAGGCTGTACGGGATCAGCGCATCCGGAACATCAAATGGCAGGAACCACTCACTGGGACCCTTCCGCATCCGCGTCAAGCACTCCCTGAGAAAGATCTCATTCTGCAGGCAGTTCCTCGtggccagctgctccagcgCCTCGCTACTGAAGATGTAGTCCGTGGTGGAGACCTGACCCACATGGGCGTACACATGGACGGCATGTTCCGCACTAAAGTAGATCTCCTCGGATGGCGAATACTGCGCCAGCAGGTAGCGCAGATTCTCCATGACGACATACGAGTCCAAGTAGACCACCAGCAGCCAGTCGAGCTCATTGTGGAATTCCACGTAAATCTGGCGACATGCATGCAGCAGAGGGATATCCCTTTGATCGATTATGGTCAGCCGATTGCAGCGACGACCCCAACTTTTTTCGATATGCTTAGCCTTCTGAGCACCGTACTTGTAGTCAGATCGGTCCATATAAACGAGGCAGTGAACACGAACATTCTCCTGAAGAATTCGCGCAATCCGAACATCGTCCCAGTGCTCACTTCGCAGACCAACCTCATAGGAGTTGATCGTCTCCTTGTACGGCGTTTGAACCAACTCGATTAGATCGGTGAAGGTAGTgctattaaagaatatgattgCTTCCAGGACGAGCAGCCAAAAAAGGATTGACAGTATCAGTAGCCGGAACCAATCCCTTAGCTTCATTTTCTATCAGTTGATAATAGTTACATTATTGTGAACAGCTCCTTAGATCAAGTGGAAAGTAggattgaaattcaattaggaAGATATGAAAGTGGTCTTTTATTTTAGTCAAAGGATATATCATATATGGGAAATGTCTTGTACGGCTTATTGAGTTCGTCATTGAGTTGTTTCTCAATCCAAGGCCTCATGTGCGAGATGTTCGTGTAAAAGGCAGGCACATTCTGCAGTCCGCAGGACAAGCCACTGTTCACAATGCCGACGAACTCGTAGAGCGCCGGGTGGCCGGGAATGGGACACATTAGCGGGGATCCACCGTCGCCCATGCAGGCATCTCGACCCAACTCGCCGCCAGCACACAGTATCGAGGGATCCAGCTGAAAGCTCCGACCCAGCGCCGTCCTCCGCAATAGGGCTTCGCAATCGGACCTGCTCACGATGGGCAGATCGATTTTCTTCTGCTTGTGGGAATAGTTATTGGCCCGGGAATTCGTCTTGCCCCAGCCGGGCACCACGCAGCGTTCCCGATCGAAGGACACTCCGAAAGTGGGCCAGCAGATAGGTCCAATGGGCGGCTTCATCTCGAACGAAACAGCCAGTACGATCAGGGCTATGTTGTTGGCCCCGGTCACGTTGCTGAAGCCCGGATGTGATACAATCCTGGCCGCAGTTCGCAACTGAATCGTTTTACCAGACAGCTGGTTCAAGTCCCATGCACCGCCGATGATCCCGAAGTCGTTGACGGTCTTATCTTGCATTAGGTGGGCAGCGGTTATCACAATGTTTTCGGTGACCAGAGTTCCCGCGCCAAAGAAGTAGATCATGTCTTGCATCAGAGCCACAGTCCAAGGGAACTCATTGGGTTTCGCCTGTTCGACGACCTCTTCTACTTTGTCGCCCAGGCCATTGGGATTACTCTTGCCACAGTTTAGCGGAGCACCGATCACTAACtgcaatttatatattacGAGTATATATCTGACAATCAAACTTGGTTCACTGCATACTTACCATTTGAGAACTGTGACAGCATCTTTCCGATCTCTGGCACGGGCTTGGCCAAGCATTCTGATCCCAGGCGCTCCTTTTACACAGTCCCTGGGGCACGCACTCCATCTGGAGGCCACATGGTGCTCCGGCCTCAGTCAGCGTCCAGAAACAGCAGCTGATTAATATGACTTGTCGCCACATTGCTAGCTTAACGACTGATTCAACTCTGATTCAAAATATTCCTGAGAGGTCTTTCCATCGAACTCGTGTTCTGGGAAGAAAGAATCACTCTCTTCGTTATCAGAGAAcaataatgcaataaaaacgGTTTGATTCAATAAAGTGatagctttaaaaatatttacttgaAACATATATTAACACGTATGGCGGCATgtaaatatagtatatataaagGTAAAACTACAAATGTGCCCATTGTATTTCTTGCACATACTAAAATCTTTTGGGATAAACCAACTTTTAATATGcgtatatatagtatgtatagCGTGTGTATAGTTTTCTTGCTTATAGATAACACGCAGCAAAACTtggttttttgcattttctttaattggAAATCTAAATACAAGAGAACATTAGTTCAAGGATATTATGTCATGGCAGGAAGCGTATTTCCTGGCACGCTAAGCACTTGCTTCAAGTGCGGATTGATCCACTCCCTGAACTTGGACACATGGGTGAAGGTGGTCGGAACGTTTGGCTGGCCGCATCCAACGCCGAAGCTTACGATGCCCGCCTGCTCGTAGCGATTGGGATCACCGTCCTGGGAGCAGAAGAGGGCGGATCCTCCGAATAGAAAGCAGACATCCCGTCCCTCCTCTCCGCCGGCACACATTAAACTGGCGGGCAGCTGGTAGTTCGAGCCCAATCTAGTTAGTCTGAGCTGTCTCTGGCATTTGGGACTTTCGACAACGGGCAAGTCGACCTTCTGCTGGATGGGCTGAACATCAACATCGGCCGACGATCTCATTCCCCAACCGGCGACCGTGCAGATCCTTCGATCGAACGTCTTGTCCGGAATGGGTAAGCGAATGGTCTGGATGTTGGCCCCCAACTCGAAAGGCGAATCCAAGAAGAGAAGCGCTAAGTTGTTGGCTGCGCTGCTGTAGTTAAATGCCTCATGGTTCAGGATCTTGATCACTTGACGATCCATCGGTGGACTTAGGTTCTCACTGGATGACAGATCCCATTCGCCAGCTCTAACCATGATGTCATTGGGTGATAATTCCACCAGGATGTGGGCAGCAGTTAGCACAAGTCCTGGGGTAATCAGAGATCCTCCTCCCAGATAAGAGTCCTTCACGAACAATGCCATGACCCAGGGAAATTGATTCGGTTTGGATTGGTCATCATGCACCTGTGTGCTTCCATCCAGGCCATTTGGATTACTCGTGCCAAGGAGTCTGTCCAGTGGATGTTGTGGAGGGCTGATCATGCCGATCTTTGAAACACAATAAAGCGCGTAAATACGGTtgatagaaatatttatgtgaatatatatatacctaccACATTTGACTTTTCACAGCAAACTTCTGCGTCGGAGCACTCAATGGTGGATCTAAAATCGAAGAAAGCCTCCTCTTCACGACAATTTTCCCTGGGAACACACAGATCGGAACTCAGGCACATGTGAGTGGCACCGCTCGAGAGGATGAGACCCAGAAATATAACCAAAGGAGCGAAGAACCGCGACATCTTCTCCCAACCGAACATAGGAATCTGTTCGGTTGGGAGAAGATGTCGCAGTTCTACTACCCATTCTGGTACTTGACATCTGCGATAAGCTGAAGCAATTATACAcaaaagactaataaaataaaatatttaaagtatataCTGATAATTAGGCTgggaattatttttttttttgaaattattaacaTATATAAATTCCTATCGATGAATTCTCTATACCTCTACTCAGTCACGTTTCCATTTCAAAGATGACAAGAaaacatataattttttaaaatttaatcacAAGTTATAGTAAGGGAGATGACTTAGTGAGCATTTTTTATATCTGGGCGTAACGAAAAGGTGTGACGataagaaatacatatataatatatggaCTCAGAAACCGAGCTCAGTAATGGCGAAAATGGAAGGGAAGCAGTGTGTTTTTCTGGATCGGAGCAATCATTCCCAGCCGAATACAACGTCGCCATCATCCACTCGCCCAGTGCTCTTCCTGCTCCTGGGCATTGGAATTGGCTATCTGATCACCCAGGTTCTTGTGTGGCCAATAATGGATCTCAAATCGCACACGAATCGCACGGGTGCATCGACTCCACTGGACATCGATTTGACCGAGGAGGTGCGAGTCCTGTGCTATGTGTACACCAAGCCCACTAATCACAAGACTCAGGCCCAAGCCGTTCTGGAAACGTGGGGCAGGCGATGCAACAAGCTGATCTTCTTTAGCAGTCGCACTGATGTCAATCTAACTGGATCTGTGGAACTGCCCGTAAGTCCCTACTTCCGGGAGTCGTggctaaaaacgaaaatggccTTGAAGTACCTTCATGATCATCACCTCAACGATGCCGATTGGTTCCTGGAGGCCGACGACGAGACCTACGTGGTGATGGAGAACCTGCGGTACATGGTCTATCCCTACAACCCAGAGCTAGCCATCTATTTCGGCTCACCCGGCACCGTGATGAGTCGTGCTGCACTGCGTCGCTTGGTTGAGCTGTCCCTGCCCAATCCCTCCAAGTGCGAGCAAAAGGATGCGGGTCCCACCACAGAAAAGCTGAGGGAGTGCCTCGAAAATGTGAATGTGCTGGCGGGCAACATCTACGATTCCGAGGGACGCAGGCGCATGTATCTCATCGAACCGCAGGCCAGATCCAATCTGTTTCTGCACTATAATTCCAAAAACTGGTTTTGGAAGTTCCTCGCCTACAGAACGCAAGATGTATGTATTCTTAAGAGATTCTACCTTACAATTCCTATAAAATTTGCTTTCATCCCAGGGAATTTTCGCTTGGTCCAACTATGCGGTTTCGTTTCACTATGTTCAACATCGCTATATCCACTGTTTCGAGTATATGATCAATAGATTAAGGACTTTTGGACGAAAACAGATTGTAGAATCGCTTCCACCTAAGTATAATCCCGGCGCAGAAAAGGATCTAGGAGCACAATCTACTGATGCTGAGCAAGAAATACCAGCAGACTACGCGTATTAGAAATAAATCTACATTCTAAGCTtcctttttaactttttattaaaacaacttGAATAGTTgtaaattggaaatttcaatAGTTGTTTTACCAACTGAAAAAGCTGCGCTAAAATCTAAAGCTTTTTAGCCAAGTTTTAAACAATCAAGTGACTAACACTTGTCAACAAAAAGCGGCTTACGCTTCAGCACCGAAGTTAAAAGATAGAGGGATTTTCAAATTGATACCACCGAATGATTGTTGAAAATAAAACTCTTTTGTAATCGTGTGTCAATTTATTAAACTTGCAAAATTGTGGACTATACTTAAGTGTTAATAAAgtaagaaattaattaattctcGTACCTACTTTACAAAGAAACAAGCGGAAAACCATCGGTGTTAACTAATTGCTAATTTAAGGACAAAAAGGCGTTTAAACTTAAAGCACTCGTCAACAATTGCTTAGGGTAGAGTAGGTCTATAAGTAGCATTaggtttatttaaatataggtatataattatatatatatatatatggttatGTACAGGGGACAGTGTAACATTCTCTTTCCGGGTCCatgttaacatttttatagtAATTGTTATCTTTAACGTTAGTGTTATTGTTATGGTTAGtgttaaattcaaaatacaaGCTCCGAGTGGTTTTAATATGAATGATACGGCTTATCTAATAAATAGTTCGGTTTCCTTGGGGGAGGCCATTAAGTTGATTTTGGACGTGTTCTTACTAGTGGTTTTTCCATCTTTTGGTTAATTTTTGTGCGGAAGTGAGTGTCTCACTGAGCAATTCAAGTCGGGGTACTTCGAATATAGCCAAACCCGCAATCACCTGGCTTCCAATTCGACTCCAAATAATCTGAGTCCCCATTCCTTTGCCAAACACTCGATTCTCCATCCTCTTGCGTTTTTGGAACATTAGGGTATTGTGCATAAAGGTACTTTGGAGTCGTCGTCTCCCAACTGCGATATCCCCTTACGCCGACATCGTCTTGACCGTGGACGACACGCCGGACGTGGCCATTGCCTTGGCGCTGCGCGCCACCATCGTCCGAATGCGTTCCTGGAGATAATCACAGATGGAGGTGTACTTCTGCTGGTGCGCCAGCTGCAGGGCCGTCAGACCATCGTGGTTCTTGAGCAGGACATCGCTACCGGCGGCCACCAGCTGCTTGCAGACGGTCATGTGGCCAAACATGGCGGCGGCGTGCAGTGCGGACTCCCCGTTGGGCAGCTGGCCGAGATTAGGGCGGTATTTGAGCAGCACGGTGATTACGGCGGCGTGGCCCTTGTGGGCCGCCTTGAAAAGGGGAGTGGCGCCGTCGCAACGCACGGTGTCCACATTGGCGCCGTTCTGGAGCAGCACCTTGCAGATGTGATCCTGTCCCATCTGGGCGGCTATCCACAGGGGCGTGGCGCCGTCTATCCGCTTGATATCGATCTCGGCACCAGCCTGAATCAGCAGCGACAGAACCGTGCGATGGCCATTCTGGGCGGAGATAAAAACCGGCGTTGCCCGATCCTGCAGAGAAATTGGTCACTGTTAGATTATGTCTCATCGAGATCTCGGATCACCCACCTTCATGTGCGCATTGACATTCGCTCCGCAATCCAAGAGCTCGCGTACGATCTTCACATGACCTCCCTGGCAGGCCACAAAAAGAGGCGTGCCTCCATCCGCGGAGGGCGTGTCCACGCTGGCGCCCGCCTTTATCAGTATCTTCACCACGTCCAGGTGTCCGCCTTGGGCGGCAAAGAAAAGGGGCGTGGTGCCAGTGAGGCGACGCGAGTTCGGATCGGCTCCCTGatcgagcagctccatcacGCAGTAGGTGTGACCTCCGGCAGCAGCCAAAATCAGTGGGGTGGTTCCATCCTGTAAATAATTTTATCAATTAAAAAGATATCTATAGAGataataataactaatagtatatagatatatatagatatttctTGACTTATATACACAATTAACCTGTACAATATACAATAATATAATGAGTACATTTATTTCAGGCAATGTTATGGTTCATACTACGTTTTTTCTtcataacaattaaaatatggtttcaaatatggaatgtcatacatCGTTGTAAAATTCTCTTTCGAATGGCATTCACAGTTGTAAATGTCaaaattttgccatttttcgcaaaaaatcatgatgttaccccttacaaaaaatgaaaaaaatggccaaaaattgattttcaaaaatcagcaaaaacgAGATAGGGATAGTTAGTTTGGATCATTAGCTTTAAAAATCAGTCATTATTTCATCTCTGTGACTCTTTTAGGCCATCTTATGACCAAAAAACCGCGTAAAATGTCATAATTGGCTAAAGTTTGTACCAATAATACCAATATAATTAATGTGCAATCAAAACCATAAAATCTTTAATTATACAATGAAACAAAGTTCCAATCGTCTGACATCACAAATTGACAGCTTACGTTTGTTTTTTCAACTTCAAAGCGATAAATTGTTTAGTTGTCTAATTGGGCATCAAGTGATTTGAATAGCAATTTGCGATTAGTTTCACCAAGTCAACGCTTAATCGCATCGTGCAGATTTGCATGCAGGTCCGTGGCTCGGACTCgtcaaaaaccaaacagaggaaaaacaacagGGGAAATTGAGGCATGTCCCAGCGGGAAAATCGCGCCACAACGTGCAAATCGCTCTCGATGCACTCGGTGGTCTGCATCCAAATGGGGGAGTCACGTAGTGGCCACCCTATCCGCGGACTCTTGCAGACCAACTGGCACAATAATatactaatatatatatgaaaatttatatacatacacatagaAACACAATGGCACACTGCCCCCGCAGCCCACTTTCCTTTCAGTTGAACTTGAGTCCATGCTCCACTGAGTGGGCagcgaaatttaatttcaatttttatacACTAACAGAAGGTACTATAGCTGAGATATTCAGGTGGAAATATCAGTAGCTCGCAACAAAATAGTTAAGATATAAAACTAaggtattttaattaattttatcaaCATTTAAAAACTCTTTTCATCTTCGATTGCTAGAGTATTCAAAAGTCTTCTGTTTActtttgaaaatgcaaatattgtgGCTTTTGTTTCAGTTGCATGTAAGTTTGCTgcatttttcgttttctttgcTAATTGGTGCGTACTTAATTTAGCAACGACGTGTTAACTGATGTTTGCCTCGTAGAGgctttaaaaaatactttgttTTTGGCTACAATTTCGTAATACTTCACTGACAGCACTTCGAAGTCGCATGTGTCATGCATTACCGATTGCATGTACAAAACTAAAGTGCATTTAACCGACTTTATATAACTGGAAGTCGTGTAATTGCATAAACtgatttaaatgctttttataaCTTACCTCGTCCTTGCAGTCGACGTGCACTTTGCCGCTGTCCAGAACGCGAAGAAGAGCCACCTCATCTCCCCTCATCGCTGCCATGTGCAGTTGCACATCCGAGGGCGTCTCCTTCTGCAGCcgccaaatcgaaatcgaaaacgaaatcaaatcaattatCAACTTGCCGTGCAGCAGCTGTCGAAATAGAGAGATATTCGGGGAAGTGATACCCGTGCCCCGGGCTTCCTGGCCAAAGTTACCACTGCATAGCCCCCCATTCCGCATTTTGGCGCCGCGTGGGAATTTTACTCTTCCTGTTTGCAGTAATTAGGGTCAGagctaaaaaaaagttatttcgCAGCGGATGCCCGTGCCacattgaatgcatttttttaaaatgaaaccTAACCCTCAGATGGACAGGGTTGAA encodes:
- the LOC6730780 gene encoding uncharacterized protein LOC6730780; protein product: MKLRDWFRLLILSILFWLLVLEAIIFFNSTTFTDLIELVQTPYKETINSYEVGLRSEHWDDVRIARILQENVRVHCLVYMDRSDYKYGAQKAKHIEKSWGRRCNRLTIIDQRDIPLLHACRQIYVEFHNELDWLLVVYLDSYVVMENLRYLLAQYSPSEEIYFSAEHAVHVYAHVGQVSTTDYIFSSEALEQLATRNCLQNEIFLRECLTRMRKGPSEWFLPFDVPDALIPYSLRNNFWHWPCSFRVVYHNQSWESCFGGAVLYPYARAMQMYVLEFLLYHLRPYGHLTPLPELRSPNPLTNIASRPLNDQLAKLMYRSVRIICLVLTWPKKYMSGARAISETWGRHCNRVIYYGSSPGTTISGLEIVGLNASDTRSKLWGKTKAAFRHAYRNYGHEADWFYKADDDTYAVMENMRKLLKPYSPSNPIYFGSPFKLGFTLYMSGGAGYVLSKSAVELLNLGAAENCQPGDQGTEDYVMGKCLSLLEVQAGDSRDLLGRQRFFSLSLEHFLIPNRDNEGFWLQEYLYQTTGTGLECCSTYSISIHNVSPYEMHFLETILYKRRPYGLLAGHPPPRRLRKNRLRKQQYNF
- the LOC6730779 gene encoding glycoprotein-N-acetylgalactosamine 3-beta-galactosyltransferase 1, which gives rise to MMGVRPNRKRLELMLMLLIGLAWGLLLSELMKRTRWQNPADRLKEESSPFPSSQRSRNLPTPPTTAPSTTNPPPDIQAARLFNETRVLCMVLTSPKTHHTRAIHIKRTWGRRCNKLIFMSTKADKELGSVALNVREGYSNLWPKTRAALQYVYKHHFQKYDWFLKADDDTYVIMENLRAFLHAHNFREPVYFGNKFRQHVKEGYMSGGAGYVMSKMALHRLVKLGFSNSSICTNRNYGYEDVELGRCLAGVGVVGGDSRDEHGLSRFIPFSPLHWYPQPPDWYQPLLYYTSPDNSSDCCSSTAISFHYNNAQEFYVLEYIIYKLRIFGINRELGPLPKKKASSRTTWNHFQTTNDETGHNALIKMVPGKNVTKPNYRTKTTSKFKK
- the LOC6730782 gene encoding phenoloxidase-activating factor 2, coding for MFGWEKMSRFFAPLVIFLGLILSSGATHMCLSSDLCVPRENCREEEAFFDFRSTIECSDAEVCCEKSNVIGMISPPQHPLDRLLGTSNPNGLDGSTQVHDDQSKPNQFPWVMALFVKDSYLGGGSLITPGLVLTAAHILVELSPNDIMVRAGEWDLSSSENLSPPMDRQVIKILNHEAFNYSSAANNLALLFLDSPFELGANIQTIRLPIPDKTFDRRICTVAGWGMRSSADVDVQPIQQKVDLPVVESPKCQRQLRLTRLGSNYQLPASLMCAGGEEGRDVCFLFGGSALFCSQDGDPNRYEQAGIVSFGVGCGQPNVPTTFTHVSKFREWINPHLKQVLSVPGNTLPAMT
- the LOC6730781 gene encoding phenoloxidase-activating factor 2: MWRQVILISCCFWTLTEAGAPCGLQMECVPQGLCKRSAWDQNAWPSPCQRSERCCHSSQMLVIGAPLNCGKSNPNGLGDKVEEVVEQAKPNEFPWTVALMQDMIYFFGAGTLVTENIVITAAHLMQDKTVNDFGIIGGAWDLNQLSGKTIQLRTAARIVSHPGFSNVTGANNIALIVLAVSFEMKPPIGPICWPTFGVSFDRERCVVPGWGKTNSRANNYSHKQKKIDLPIVSRSDCEALLRRTALGRSFQLDPSILCAGGELGRDACMGDGGSPLMCPIPGHPALYEFVGIVNSGLSCGLQNVPAFYTNISHMRPWIEKQLNDELNKPYKTFPIYDISFD
- the LOC6730778 gene encoding uncharacterized protein LOC6730778 — protein: MAAKFFALLSLALLATSQAEYNYNEKTTKAASPSERSASSSGEDFLSDYHTPSNNALNSEATPDGYDYVAPARNQFAAGSRTASVQASNLLQNAASAANAESVLLPSPLPVLRHEQNSEVVSSAQQQQEQQIVQQQQSDPVVVSSVLRQHQEPEVFPPASYSFNYAVNDESTGDIKEHSETRDGYVVRGFYSLIDPDGYKRTATYTADDVHGFNAVVNRVPYALKAVVVPVAQVAQPTPFVARDERSKSVDVIRSSGAAAASDNVLRSSAVSGSGSSSGSASGSGVSNTFAEDSYANAPRGLDSSGGPYA